A portion of the Cryptosporangium phraense genome contains these proteins:
- a CDS encoding CynX/NimT family MFS transporter codes for MSARRLLPLWAGRTTALLGILLVAFTLRQAVAAVSPILGAIRHDIPISTIGVGLLGTLPPILLAASGFVAPRIARLVGLDGGIVLALLLMTVGHLVRALAPGFGVLLAGSVVALAGTGVGNVLLPPIVRRYFPDRVALLTAVYVCVVGVSTAVPAALAAPIAEQAGWRFSLGIWSATSVVALVPWLLVVTRKRPSEEMSTPEAPVTRLWRSRSARAITVVFSASTICTYAVFAWLPSILGDLAGSTPTEAGVLLAVTGLVSLPGALVAPLLVARLRNVGWLIAAGVGSFVAGYLGLLLAPASLTLLWVLLIGSGSILFPVCLVLINVRTRTRGGTVALSGFSQGIAYALGALGPLLVGVLHDVSDGWTLPLLFLTAVALVAMVPAITLARPTFVEDEPAVVPDRD; via the coding sequence ATGTCTGCGCGCCGCCTTCTGCCCCTCTGGGCGGGCCGCACCACCGCTCTCCTCGGCATCCTTCTCGTCGCCTTCACGTTGCGCCAGGCGGTCGCGGCCGTCTCGCCGATTCTGGGGGCCATCCGGCACGACATTCCGATCTCCACGATCGGCGTCGGGCTGCTCGGTACGTTGCCGCCGATTCTGCTGGCCGCCTCCGGGTTCGTCGCGCCGCGTATTGCGCGCCTGGTCGGCCTCGACGGTGGCATCGTGCTCGCCCTTCTGCTCATGACTGTCGGCCACCTCGTGCGGGCGCTCGCGCCCGGGTTCGGGGTGCTGCTCGCCGGGAGTGTCGTCGCTCTGGCCGGGACCGGTGTCGGCAACGTGTTGTTGCCACCGATCGTGCGGCGTTACTTTCCCGATCGGGTCGCGCTGCTGACCGCCGTCTACGTGTGCGTCGTGGGCGTGAGCACGGCCGTTCCGGCCGCGCTCGCGGCTCCGATCGCCGAGCAGGCCGGATGGCGGTTCTCGCTCGGCATCTGGTCGGCGACCTCGGTCGTCGCGCTCGTTCCCTGGCTCCTGGTCGTCACTCGGAAGCGACCCTCGGAGGAGATGTCCACGCCCGAGGCGCCCGTCACCCGGCTGTGGCGGTCCCGCTCGGCTCGGGCGATCACGGTCGTCTTCTCGGCCAGCACGATCTGCACCTACGCGGTCTTCGCCTGGCTGCCCTCGATCCTCGGCGACCTCGCCGGCTCGACGCCGACCGAGGCCGGCGTGCTGCTCGCGGTCACCGGCCTGGTCAGTTTGCCCGGCGCGCTCGTCGCTCCGCTGCTCGTCGCCCGGTTGCGCAACGTCGGGTGGCTGATCGCGGCCGGGGTCGGGAGTTTCGTGGCCGGCTACCTCGGCCTGTTGCTCGCGCCCGCTTCACTCACGCTGCTCTGGGTGCTGCTGATCGGCTCGGGGTCGATCCTGTTCCCGGTCTGCCTCGTGCTCATCAACGTCCGGACCCGCACCCGCGGCGGCACGGTCGCGCTGAGCGGATTCTCGCAGGGGATCGCGTACGCGCTCGGCGCGCTCGGCCCGCTGCTCGTCGGGGTGTTGCACGACGTGAGCGACGGGTGGACCCTGCCGCTGCTGTTCCTCACCGCGGTCGCGCTCGTGGCGATGGTCCCGGCGATCACGCTGGCCAGACCCACTTTCGTCGAAGATGAACCCGCCGTGGTTCCGGACCGTGACTGA
- a CDS encoding mechanosensitive ion channel family protein gives MFDELPDVVKTLATAAVGAIVALVVVQILHVVVRRIGRRAPLFDQLATRLHRPLQALAVVLAVQGALHATTATGSWRGPLLHAVMVLVIFATAWIIGAVLLVLEDGALSRFRTDVENNKRNRRVHTQIMVVRRVTVAVVVVVAVGAALVTFPTARAAGASLLASAGIAGVVAALAAQSLLSNMFAGIQLAFSDELRLDDVVVVEEEWGRVEDITLSYVVLHLWDDRRLTLPTSYFTTKPFQNWTRNESALLGAVEIDVDWAVPTEEMRRELRHICEGTDLWDGRACVFQVIDAVGGVVRVRALVTAKDAPTLFDLRCHVRERLVQWLRENYPQALPRARADVTGLRIEGLNGHSGFSPGSGSGSGSGSGSGSGSGSGSRAEAGAGVAGRAVGAGDVPDAERDARVFSGSADGRERNAHFAGPSEDANTDGRGWRWAGGAERTE, from the coding sequence GTGTTCGACGAGCTGCCCGATGTCGTCAAGACGCTGGCGACAGCGGCCGTGGGCGCGATCGTCGCGCTCGTCGTCGTGCAGATCCTGCACGTCGTGGTGCGCCGTATCGGCCGGCGCGCGCCGCTGTTCGACCAGCTGGCCACCCGTCTGCACCGACCGCTCCAGGCTCTGGCCGTGGTGCTGGCGGTGCAGGGGGCTCTGCACGCGACTACCGCCACCGGTAGCTGGCGAGGTCCCTTACTGCACGCGGTGATGGTGCTGGTGATCTTCGCCACCGCGTGGATCATCGGCGCGGTGTTGCTGGTGCTGGAAGACGGGGCGCTGTCCCGATTCCGCACCGACGTCGAGAACAACAAGCGCAACCGTCGGGTGCACACCCAGATCATGGTCGTGCGCCGGGTCACGGTGGCGGTGGTGGTCGTCGTCGCGGTGGGGGCGGCGCTGGTGACGTTCCCGACCGCGCGGGCCGCCGGGGCGTCGCTGCTGGCCTCGGCCGGGATCGCCGGTGTGGTCGCGGCCCTGGCCGCGCAGTCGCTGCTGAGCAACATGTTCGCCGGGATCCAGCTGGCGTTCAGCGACGAGCTGCGGCTCGACGACGTCGTCGTGGTCGAGGAGGAGTGGGGCCGGGTCGAGGACATCACGCTGAGCTACGTCGTGCTGCACCTCTGGGACGACCGCCGGCTGACGCTCCCGACGTCGTACTTCACCACGAAGCCGTTCCAGAACTGGACCAGGAACGAGTCGGCGCTGCTCGGGGCGGTGGAGATCGACGTCGACTGGGCGGTGCCGACCGAGGAGATGCGGCGCGAGTTGCGGCACATCTGCGAGGGCACCGATCTGTGGGACGGCCGGGCGTGTGTCTTTCAGGTGATCGACGCGGTGGGCGGGGTCGTACGGGTGCGGGCGCTGGTGACCGCGAAGGACGCGCCGACGCTGTTCGATCTGCGGTGCCATGTGCGGGAGCGGCTGGTGCAGTGGCTGCGGGAGAACTATCCGCAGGCGTTGCCGCGGGCGCGGGCTGATGTGACGGGGCTGCGGATCGAGGGGCTGAACGGGCATTCGGGTTTTTCTCCGGGGTCCGGGTCCGGGTCCGGGTCCGGGTCCGGGTCCGGGTCCGGGTCCGGGTCCGGGTCCCGGGCGGAGGCCGGGGCTGGCGTGGCTGGACGTGCGGTCGGGGCTGGGGACGTTCCGGACGCGGAGCGGGACGCGCGCGTCTTCAGTGGTTCGGCCGACGGCCGGGAGCGGAACGCGCATTTCGCCGGGCCGTCCGAGGACGCGAATACGGACGGACGGGGCTGGCGCTGGGCGGGTGGCGCGGAGCGGACAGAATGA
- the rdgB gene encoding RdgB/HAM1 family non-canonical purine NTP pyrophosphatase codes for MSLTRVVLASRNAKKIAELRRILAVAVPQIEVVGLDEVPPYPETVEDGATFAENALLKAREAADVSGLPAIADDSGIAVDALNGMPGVLSARWAGPPKDDERNLRLVLAQVADVPDTRLGAAFVCAAALVLPSGATHVVEGRMEGSLVREPRGTNGFGYDPIFVPSGSALTSAEMSAADKDAISHRGKAFRALAGVLATTFTTA; via the coding sequence GTGAGCCTCACCCGGGTAGTGCTGGCGAGCCGCAACGCCAAGAAGATCGCCGAGCTGCGGCGGATCCTGGCGGTGGCGGTGCCGCAGATCGAGGTCGTGGGCCTCGACGAGGTGCCGCCGTACCCGGAGACCGTGGAAGACGGGGCCACGTTCGCGGAGAACGCGTTGTTGAAGGCGCGCGAGGCGGCTGACGTCTCGGGGCTGCCGGCGATCGCCGACGACTCGGGGATCGCGGTGGACGCGCTGAACGGGATGCCGGGCGTGCTCTCGGCCCGCTGGGCCGGGCCGCCCAAGGACGACGAGCGCAACCTGCGGCTGGTGCTCGCGCAGGTCGCCGACGTGCCCGACACCCGGCTCGGAGCGGCGTTCGTGTGTGCGGCCGCTCTCGTGCTGCCATCCGGCGCGACGCACGTCGTCGAAGGGCGCATGGAGGGCTCGTTGGTACGGGAGCCGCGAGGAACGAACGGCTTCGGGTACGACCCGATCTTCGTCCCGTCCGGGTCGGCGCTGACCTCGGCCGAGATGTCCGCGGCCGACAAGGACGCGATCAGCCACCGGGGCAAGGCGTTCCGGGCGCTGGCCGGTGTGTTGGCGACCACGTTCACCACTGCGTAA
- the dnaN gene encoding DNA polymerase III subunit beta, with protein MRFWVKRESLAEAVTWGTRCAATHPTNPALGGALLELASGELTITSFDGESSARMGVAVETAEDDGPDGSALVSARLLVEITKALPDQAIDVELADGVLRLRCGGGRFGLPTMPVEDYPRPPVLSAPTGTVDAALFGTAVAQVAVAASREESLPILTSVRLAVAGGRMSLLASDRYRAARRELAWEPVDPKREGEFLVPARALLDAARAFAQVPETLTVVVDEDVFEGGTIGFTAAGRQLSTRLLEGTFPAVGRLFEVPRPTTATVSVGALTEVVKRVALFADRTTPVSIRLTPIPPNPSAPAPPTGSAGTAAAPASAGPDAAPASAGPEATPASVGPGPAPGPVGPRAGGSATVEARGARDAEASEAIEADFTGQDVTLAFNETYLLDGLRSVGSPRVTLSFDDPLKPVMLTPAGEPAGADYVLQPVRVR; from the coding sequence ATGAGGTTCTGGGTCAAGCGCGAGTCGCTCGCGGAAGCCGTCACGTGGGGCACCCGGTGCGCGGCGACGCACCCGACCAACCCTGCGCTCGGCGGGGCTCTGCTGGAGCTCGCCTCCGGCGAGCTCACGATCACGAGCTTCGACGGTGAGTCGTCCGCCCGCATGGGCGTCGCGGTCGAGACCGCGGAGGACGACGGTCCCGACGGGTCCGCGCTGGTGTCCGCCCGGTTGCTGGTCGAGATCACCAAGGCGCTGCCCGATCAGGCCATCGACGTCGAGCTCGCCGACGGGGTGCTGCGGCTGCGTTGCGGCGGCGGGCGGTTCGGGCTGCCGACGATGCCGGTCGAGGACTACCCGCGGCCGCCCGTGTTGTCGGCCCCTACCGGCACGGTCGACGCCGCCCTGTTCGGCACCGCGGTGGCTCAGGTGGCGGTGGCGGCGTCTCGGGAGGAGTCGCTGCCGATCCTGACCAGCGTGCGGCTGGCGGTCGCGGGCGGGCGGATGTCGTTGCTGGCGTCCGACCGGTATCGGGCCGCCCGGCGGGAGCTGGCGTGGGAGCCGGTCGATCCGAAGCGGGAGGGTGAGTTCCTCGTGCCGGCCCGGGCGCTGCTCGATGCGGCCAGGGCGTTCGCTCAGGTGCCCGAGACGTTGACGGTCGTGGTCGACGAGGACGTGTTCGAGGGCGGCACGATCGGGTTCACGGCGGCTGGGCGCCAGCTGAGCACCCGGCTGCTCGAGGGCACGTTTCCGGCGGTGGGCCGGCTCTTCGAGGTGCCTCGGCCGACAACGGCGACGGTGTCGGTAGGCGCGCTGACCGAGGTCGTGAAGCGGGTTGCGCTCTTCGCCGACCGCACCACCCCGGTATCGATCCGCCTCACGCCCATCCCGCCCAACCCCTCAGCACCTGCCCCGCCCACCGGCTCCGCCGGGACCGCCGCAGCACCCGCCTCCGCCGGACCCGATGCAGCACCCGCCTCCGCCGGACCCGAGGCAACACCCGCCTCCGTCGGACCCGGCCCAGCGCCCGGCCCCGTCGGGCCTCGCGCCGGGGGCTCGGCGACGGTCGAGGCTCGTGGGGCTCGGGACGCCGAGGCCAGCGAAGCGATCGAGGCCGACTTCACCGGCCAAGACGTGACACTGGCCTTCAACGAGACCTATCTACTCGACGGGCTCCGCTCGGTCGGCTCCCCCCGCGTCACGCTGTCGTTCGACGACCCGCTCAAACCGGTCATGCTCACCCCCGCCGGCGAGCCCGCCGGGGCCGACTACGTGCTGCAGCCGGTCCGCGTCCGGTGA